The Amycolatopsis sp. DG1A-15b genome window below encodes:
- a CDS encoding sigma-70 family RNA polymerase sigma factor, with product MDTLTERFEQERPRLRAVAYRMLGSAAEADDAVQEAWLRFHRTDAREIDNIPAWLTTVVARVCLSLLRTRRNHREEPLDGQPERDDDRRDPGQEAELADTVGLALLVVLDTLGPAERVAFVLHDMFAVPFDEIAPVIGKTPAATRQLASRARRRVKGGEAPDADLPRRRKVVEAFLAASRGGDFEALLALLDPDVVLHADRFAGPSPAPIVLRGVESVRRGAILASERARASELALVDGAPGLLMVRDGRLAVVLAFRVDDDRITAIDVIADPDRLAALELAVL from the coding sequence GTGGACACGCTGACCGAGCGGTTCGAGCAGGAGCGGCCGCGGCTGCGGGCGGTCGCCTACCGGATGCTGGGTTCGGCGGCCGAAGCCGACGACGCCGTCCAGGAGGCGTGGCTGCGGTTCCACCGCACCGACGCGCGCGAGATCGACAACATCCCGGCCTGGCTGACCACCGTGGTCGCCCGGGTCTGCTTGTCGCTGCTGCGCACGCGCCGCAACCACCGCGAGGAGCCCCTGGACGGCCAGCCCGAGCGGGACGACGACCGCCGCGACCCCGGGCAGGAGGCGGAGCTGGCCGACACGGTCGGGCTGGCCCTGCTGGTGGTGCTCGACACGCTGGGCCCGGCCGAACGCGTCGCGTTCGTGCTGCACGACATGTTCGCCGTGCCCTTCGACGAGATCGCCCCGGTGATCGGCAAGACCCCGGCCGCGACCCGGCAGCTCGCCAGCCGCGCCCGCCGCCGGGTGAAGGGCGGCGAGGCGCCGGACGCGGACCTGCCCCGGCGGCGCAAGGTCGTCGAAGCCTTCCTGGCTGCCTCCCGCGGCGGCGACTTCGAGGCACTGCTGGCCCTGCTCGACCCGGACGTGGTGCTGCACGCCGACCGGTTCGCCGGTCCCAGCCCGGCGCCGATCGTGCTGCGCGGCGTCGAGAGCGTGCGCCGCGGCGCGATCCTGGCGTCCGAACGGGCCCGCGCCAGCGAACTCGCCCTGGTCGACGGCGCTCCCGGGCTCCTCATGGTGCGTGACGGGCGGCTGGCGGTGGTCCTGGCGTTCCGCGTCGACGACGACCGCATCACGGCCATCGACGTCATCGCCGACCCGGACCGGCTCGCCGCGTTGGAGCTGGCGGTTCTCTAA
- a CDS encoding (2Fe-2S)-binding protein, translating into MKPDWTASATRLADAEWVRARIGGAAKLYGCARPEVLGTIWWYSLSSVLVGPAVDGLVAGTPVDPSLDAVELDLVADGRFLGARSTRPLDGGLPELGAALSGALGTAITTIAAVSGARERALGAIATDSIGNRLLWTSDPERAMTLAEPLVEAIDLGLPKPRFVRVGRTPAVRRASCCLIYEVGNPKCVSCPRQTPEEREARLRAALG; encoded by the coding sequence GTGAAGCCCGACTGGACCGCGTCCGCGACCCGGCTCGCGGACGCGGAGTGGGTGCGGGCCCGCATCGGCGGCGCGGCGAAGCTGTACGGCTGCGCGCGGCCGGAGGTGCTGGGGACGATCTGGTGGTACTCGCTGTCGTCGGTGCTGGTCGGGCCGGCGGTGGACGGCCTGGTGGCCGGGACGCCGGTCGATCCCTCACTGGACGCCGTGGAGCTCGACCTCGTCGCCGACGGGCGGTTCCTCGGCGCCCGGTCCACCCGTCCGCTCGACGGCGGCCTCCCCGAGCTCGGCGCCGCCCTGTCCGGCGCCCTCGGCACCGCGATCACCACCATCGCCGCCGTCAGCGGGGCCAGGGAACGCGCGCTCGGCGCGATCGCCACCGACTCGATCGGCAACCGGCTGCTGTGGACGTCCGATCCGGAGCGCGCGATGACCCTCGCCGAACCGCTGGTGGAAGCGATCGACCTGGGCCTGCCGAAGCCGCGTTTCGTCCGCGTGGGCCGCACACCGGCCGTACGGCGGGCTTCCTGCTGCCTGATCTACGAAGTCGGCAACCCGAAGTGCGTGAGCTGCCCGCGTCAGACGCCCGAAGAGCGCGAAGCACGCCTTCGCGCTGCCTTGGGTTAG
- a CDS encoding putative RNA methyltransferase, with protein MTPADHGNDPLPPPVVAALRCSVCGDPIGPARRTLRCGNRHSFDLARQGYVNLLHARIPAGTADTAPMVAARADFLASGAYEPLADELARVCAEADGLVVDAGAGTGYYLARVLEASEAFGLALDVSAVALRRAARAHPRLGAAVWNLWEPWPVGDGVASVVLNVFAPRNGPEFHRVLRPGGLLVVAAPAPDHLRELGDLVLAVDERKDERLDATLGEYFTRTDRTEVRRAVELTPRQVRQAVEMGPAAFHLDRDGRRERLDALHEPRIVTVSFTVSAYRRR; from the coding sequence ATGACACCGGCCGACCACGGGAATGACCCACTGCCACCCCCGGTCGTCGCCGCACTGCGGTGTTCGGTGTGCGGCGACCCGATCGGCCCAGCGAGACGCACGCTGCGTTGCGGGAACCGCCACTCTTTCGATCTAGCACGCCAGGGTTACGTGAACCTGTTGCACGCGCGAATCCCGGCCGGGACGGCGGACACCGCGCCGATGGTCGCGGCCCGCGCGGACTTCCTCGCGTCGGGCGCCTACGAGCCATTGGCGGACGAGCTGGCCCGCGTCTGCGCGGAGGCCGACGGCCTGGTCGTCGACGCCGGTGCGGGCACGGGGTACTACCTCGCGCGGGTACTGGAGGCGTCGGAGGCGTTCGGCCTCGCGCTGGACGTCTCGGCGGTCGCGCTGCGGCGGGCGGCGCGGGCCCACCCGCGGCTGGGCGCGGCGGTGTGGAACCTCTGGGAGCCGTGGCCGGTGGGCGACGGCGTGGCGTCGGTCGTGTTGAACGTGTTCGCGCCGCGCAACGGGCCGGAGTTCCACCGCGTGCTGAGGCCCGGCGGTCTCCTGGTCGTCGCGGCCCCGGCCCCGGACCACCTCCGCGAGCTGGGCGACCTGGTCCTGGCCGTCGACGAGCGCAAGGACGAGCGCCTGGACGCCACCCTCGGCGAGTACTTCACGCGCACGGACCGCACCGAGGTCCGGCGCGCGGTGGAGCTGACGCCGCGGCAGGTCCGCCAGGCGGTCGAGATGGGTCCCGCCGCGTTCCACCTGGACCGCGACGGGCGCCGGGAGCGGCTCGACGCGCTTCACGAGCCGCGGATCGTCACGGTGTCGTTCACGGTCTCGGCGTACCGGCGGCGGTGA
- a CDS encoding ammonium transporter produces MLNAGDTAWVLASAALVMLMTPGLAFFYGGMVRAKSVLNMLMMNFIALAVVGVLWALYGFSMSFGDDAFGGFLGNFHFAGLENTFGKVAGFAVAATDTSPAVAWPGSDGLPVLAFVMFQLMFAIITPALISGAIADRAKFWGWTLFVVVWVTVVYFPVAHWVFSFNGFIGENAVGGWIANNLKALDFAGGTAVHINAGAAGLALAIVLGKRKGWPKDTGRPHNVPFVLLGASLLWFGWYGFNAGSALAANDLAAVAFTNTTVATAAAVLGWLLIEQIKFGKPTTLGAASGAVAGLVAVTPACGFVSPLGAIAIGLIAGAVCALAISLKFKFGFDDSLDVVGVHLVGGIVGTLLIGFFGTTSVNALGADGLFYGGGFTQLGRQAAAAGAVLAYSFVLSFIIGFAIKKAGGFRVSTEDEITGIDEAQHAESAYDFTGSSGGIGQPTTFPVKSATGNAKLEESKA; encoded by the coding sequence GTGCTGAACGCAGGAGACACCGCATGGGTATTGGCCAGCGCCGCGCTGGTCATGCTCATGACCCCAGGACTGGCGTTCTTCTATGGCGGCATGGTCCGCGCGAAGAGCGTCCTGAACATGCTGATGATGAACTTCATCGCGCTGGCCGTCGTGGGGGTGCTGTGGGCCCTGTACGGCTTCTCGATGTCCTTCGGCGACGACGCCTTCGGAGGTTTCCTCGGTAACTTCCACTTCGCCGGCCTCGAAAACACCTTCGGGAAGGTCGCCGGCTTCGCGGTCGCCGCCACCGACACCTCGCCGGCGGTCGCCTGGCCCGGCTCGGACGGCCTGCCCGTCCTCGCCTTCGTGATGTTCCAGCTGATGTTCGCGATCATCACCCCCGCGCTGATCTCCGGCGCCATCGCCGACCGCGCGAAGTTCTGGGGCTGGACGCTGTTCGTCGTCGTCTGGGTGACGGTCGTGTACTTCCCGGTCGCGCACTGGGTGTTCTCGTTCAACGGCTTCATCGGCGAGAACGCCGTCGGCGGCTGGATCGCCAACAACCTCAAGGCACTCGACTTCGCCGGTGGTACCGCGGTCCACATCAACGCCGGTGCCGCGGGCCTGGCGCTGGCCATCGTGCTCGGCAAGCGCAAGGGCTGGCCGAAGGACACCGGCCGCCCGCACAACGTGCCGTTCGTGCTCCTCGGTGCCTCGCTGCTGTGGTTCGGCTGGTACGGCTTCAACGCCGGTTCGGCGCTGGCCGCCAACGACCTCGCCGCCGTCGCGTTCACCAACACCACCGTCGCCACCGCCGCCGCCGTCCTCGGCTGGCTGCTCATCGAGCAGATCAAGTTCGGCAAGCCCACCACCCTCGGCGCGGCCTCCGGCGCGGTCGCCGGCCTGGTCGCCGTCACCCCGGCGTGTGGTTTCGTGAGCCCGCTCGGGGCCATCGCGATCGGCCTCATCGCCGGTGCGGTCTGCGCGCTCGCCATCTCGCTCAAGTTCAAGTTCGGCTTCGACGACTCGCTCGACGTCGTGGGCGTCCACCTGGTCGGCGGTATCGTCGGCACGCTGCTGATCGGCTTCTTCGGCACCACCAGCGTCAACGCGCTCGGTGCGGACGGCCTGTTCTACGGCGGCGGGTTCACCCAGCTGGGCCGCCAGGCCGCGGCCGCCGGTGCGGTGCTCGCGTACTCGTTCGTGCTTTCCTTCATCATCGGCTTCGCGATCAAGAAGGCCGGCGGCTTCCGCGTCAGCACCGAGGACGAGATCACCGGCATCGACGAGGCCCAGCACGCGGAGAGCGCGTACGACTTCACCGGGTCGAGCGGCGGCATCGGCCAGCCGACGACCTTCCCGGTCAAGTCCGCCACCGGCAACGCGAAACTCGAGGAGAGCAAGGCATGA
- a CDS encoding P-II family nitrogen regulator, giving the protein MKLITAIVKPFTLDDVRSALEQLGVLGMTVSEVQGYGRQKGHTEVYRGAEYSVDFVAKLKVEVVTDDTNVEKVLEAITTAAHTGKIGDGKVWVTPVETVIRVRTGERGTDAL; this is encoded by the coding sequence ATGAAGCTCATCACGGCGATTGTGAAGCCGTTCACGCTCGACGACGTCCGCTCCGCGCTGGAACAGCTGGGCGTGCTGGGCATGACGGTCAGCGAGGTGCAGGGCTACGGGCGGCAGAAGGGCCACACCGAGGTCTACCGCGGCGCGGAGTACTCGGTGGACTTCGTGGCCAAGCTGAAGGTCGAGGTCGTCACGGACGACACCAACGTGGAGAAGGTCCTGGAGGCCATCACCACGGCCGCGCACACCGGCAAGATCGGTGACGGCAAGGTGTGGGTGACGCCCGTGGAGACCGTCATCCGGGTACGCACCGGCGAGCGCGGCACGGACGCTCTATAA